Proteins from one Mycobacterium sp. HUMS_12744610 genomic window:
- the carA gene encoding glutamine-hydrolyzing carbamoyl-phosphate synthase small subunit: MTKALLVLEDGRVFTGTPYGEVGQTLGEAVFSTGMSGYQETLTDPSYHRQIVVATAPQIGNTGWNAEDAESRGDRIWVAGYAVRDPSPRASNWRATGTLEDELVRQHIVGIAGIDTRAVVRRLRSRGSMKAGVFSGDALAEPAELLERVVGQRSMLGADLADEVSTPQPYVVEAEGARRFTVAALDLGIKTNTPRNFARRGIRSHVLPSSATFEQISELQPDGVFLSNGPGDPATADHVVGLTREVLGAGIPLFGICFGNQILGRALGLSTYKMVFGHRGINIPVIDHATGRVAITAQNHGFALEGEAGQTFDTPFGPAVVSHTCANDGVVEGVKLADGRAFSVQYHPEAAAGPHDAEYLFDQFVDLMAGQQ, translated from the coding sequence GTGACCAAGGCCCTGCTGGTGCTCGAGGACGGCCGCGTCTTCACCGGCACGCCGTACGGCGAGGTCGGCCAAACGCTGGGGGAGGCCGTGTTCTCCACCGGCATGTCCGGCTATCAGGAGACGCTGACCGATCCGAGCTATCACCGCCAGATCGTGGTGGCCACCGCGCCGCAGATCGGCAACACCGGCTGGAACGCCGAGGACGCCGAGAGCCGCGGCGACAGGATCTGGGTGGCCGGGTACGCGGTGCGCGACCCGTCACCGCGGGCGTCCAACTGGCGCGCCACCGGCACCCTGGAGGACGAGCTGGTCCGCCAGCACATCGTCGGGATCGCCGGCATCGACACCCGCGCGGTGGTGCGGCGTCTGCGCAGCCGCGGATCGATGAAGGCCGGCGTGTTCTCCGGCGACGCCCTGGCCGAACCGGCCGAACTGCTCGAGCGGGTCGTCGGCCAGCGTTCGATGCTGGGCGCCGACCTGGCGGACGAGGTCAGCACGCCGCAGCCCTACGTCGTCGAGGCGGAGGGCGCCCGCCGGTTCACGGTGGCCGCGCTGGACCTCGGGATCAAGACCAACACCCCGCGCAACTTCGCCCGCCGCGGCATCCGCAGCCACGTCCTGCCGTCGTCGGCCACCTTCGAGCAGATCAGCGAGCTGCAGCCCGACGGCGTCTTCCTGTCCAACGGGCCCGGTGACCCGGCCACCGCCGACCATGTCGTCGGGCTCACCCGCGAGGTGCTGGGCGCCGGAATCCCTCTGTTCGGCATCTGTTTCGGCAACCAGATCCTCGGGCGGGCGCTGGGACTGTCCACCTACAAGATGGTGTTCGGGCACCGGGGTATCAACATCCCGGTCATCGACCACGCCACCGGCCGGGTCGCGATCACCGCCCAGAACCACGGGTTCGCGCTGGAAGGGGAGGCGGGCCAGACCTTCGACACGCCGTTCGGCCCCGCGGTGGTCAGCCACACCTGCGCCAACGACGGCGTGGTGGAGGGCGTCAAACTCGCCGACGGGCGGGCGTTCTCGGTGCAGTACCACCCCGAGGCCGCCGCCGGTCCGCACGACGCGGAATACCTGTTCGACCAATTCGTCGACCTGATGGCGGGGCAGCAATGA
- a CDS encoding transporter, producing the protein MNSGTLVGSLIFAAVLVVVIAVLIQLMMRGWRRRAERQAELIGNLPQMPAEVGAATSTIRGAYLGCTLSPAWNDRVTAGDLGYRSKAVLTRYPEGILLERSHANPIWIPQESIAAVRTERRMAGKVGARNGILAIRWRLPSGAEIDTGFRAGNRDEYYDVLRAGSPGPQQRKEGAA; encoded by the coding sequence ATGAACTCCGGCACGCTGGTGGGGTCGCTCATTTTCGCGGCCGTGCTGGTGGTGGTGATCGCGGTGCTGATCCAGCTGATGATGCGCGGCTGGCGGCGTCGCGCCGAGCGGCAGGCCGAGCTGATCGGAAATCTGCCCCAGATGCCCGCCGAGGTGGGCGCTGCGACCAGCACCATCCGCGGCGCCTATCTCGGGTGCACGCTGTCGCCCGCCTGGAACGACCGCGTCACGGCCGGCGACCTGGGCTACCGCAGCAAGGCCGTGCTGACCCGCTATCCGGAGGGGATCCTGCTGGAACGCAGCCACGCCAATCCGATTTGGATTCCCCAGGAGTCGATCGCCGCCGTCCGCACCGAGCGGCGCATGGCCGGAAAGGTCGGCGCCCGCAACGGGATACTGGCGATCCGGTGGCGGCTGCCGTCGGGCGCCGAGATCGACACCGGGTTCCGCGCCGGAAACCGTGACGAATACTACGACGTGCTGCGGGCGGGGTCGCCCGGCCCGCAGCAGCGCAAGGAGGGAGCAGCGTGA
- a CDS encoding dihydroorotase codes for MTVLLRGVRLYGEGDRVDVLVEDGQIARIGAGLAIPDTADVIDATGHVLLPGFVDLHTHLREPGREYAEDIETGSAAAALGGFTAVFAMANTDPVADSPVVTDHVWHRGQQVGLVDVHPVGAVTVGLAGVQLTEMGMMAAGAAQVRMFSDDGVCVHDPLVMRRALEYAAGLGVLIAQHAEEPRLTAGAVAHEGPTAGRLGLAGWPRAAEESIVARDALLARDAGARVHICHASTAGTVEILKWAKGQGISITAEVTPHHLLLDDTRLTSYDGVNRVNPPLREASDALALRQALADGVIECVATDHAPHAEHEKCVEFSAARPGMLGLQTALSVVVQTMVAPGLLTWRDVARVMSENPARIARLPDHGRPLEVGEPANLTVVDPDATWTVAGSHLASRSANTPYESMTLPATVTATLLRGKVTARDGKSPA; via the coding sequence GTGACTGTGCTGCTTCGCGGGGTCCGGCTCTACGGCGAGGGCGACCGGGTCGACGTGCTGGTCGAGGACGGCCAGATCGCCCGGATCGGTGCCGGGCTCGCGATCCCCGACACCGCGGACGTCATCGACGCCACCGGCCACGTGCTGCTGCCCGGATTCGTCGACCTGCACACCCACCTGCGCGAGCCCGGCCGCGAATACGCCGAGGACATCGAAACAGGTTCGGCCGCAGCGGCTTTGGGTGGATTCACCGCGGTGTTCGCGATGGCCAACACCGACCCGGTCGCCGACAGCCCGGTGGTCACCGATCACGTCTGGCACCGCGGCCAGCAGGTCGGCCTGGTCGACGTGCACCCCGTCGGGGCCGTCACCGTCGGACTGGCCGGGGTGCAGCTCACCGAGATGGGCATGATGGCCGCCGGCGCCGCGCAGGTGCGGATGTTCTCCGACGACGGTGTGTGCGTGCACGACCCGCTGGTGATGCGCCGCGCCCTGGAATACGCCGCCGGGCTGGGGGTGCTCATCGCCCAGCACGCCGAGGAGCCGCGACTGACCGCGGGCGCCGTCGCCCATGAGGGGCCTACCGCCGGGCGGCTGGGGCTGGCCGGATGGCCCAGAGCCGCCGAGGAATCGATCGTCGCGCGCGACGCGCTGCTGGCCCGCGACGCCGGCGCCCGGGTGCACATCTGCCACGCCTCCACCGCGGGCACCGTGGAGATCCTGAAATGGGCCAAGGGCCAAGGTATCTCGATCACCGCCGAGGTCACCCCCCACCATCTGCTGCTCGACGACACCAGACTGACCAGCTACGACGGGGTCAACCGGGTCAATCCGCCGCTGCGGGAAGCCTCCGATGCGCTCGCTTTGCGTCAAGCGCTCGCCGACGGGGTAATCGAATGTGTGGCCACCGATCACGCACCCCACGCCGAGCACGAGAAATGCGTCGAGTTCTCCGCGGCGCGCCCCGGCATGCTGGGGCTGCAGACGGCGCTCTCGGTGGTGGTGCAGACCATGGTCGCGCCCGGGCTGCTGACCTGGCGCGACGTCGCCAGGGTGATGAGCGAGAACCCGGCCCGCATCGCGCGCCTGCCCGACCACGGCCGCCCGCTGGAGGTGGGGGAGCCGGCGAATTTGACCGTGGTCGACCCCGACGCCACCTGGACGGTCGCCGGGTCGCATCTGGCCAGCCGGTCGGCCAACACGCCGTACGAGTCGATGACTTTGCCCGCCACCGTGACCGCTACCCTGCTGCGCGGCAAGGTCACCGCCCGAGACGGGAAGAGCCCGGCATGA
- a CDS encoding aspartate carbamoyltransferase catalytic subunit — MTRHLLAAGDLSRDEATAILDDADRFAQALVGREIKKLPTLRGRTVITMFYENSTRTRVSFEVAGKWMSADVINVSATGSSVGKGESLRDTAFTLRAAGADALIVRHPASGAAHLLAEWSSSAGLDGGGPSVINAGDGTHEHPTQALLDALTLRQRLGGIEGRRIVIVGDILHSRVARSNVMLLATLGAEVVLVAPPTLLPAGVDGWPATVSYDFDAELPAADAVLMLRVQAERMTGGFFPSVREYSVRYGLSDRRQAMLPGHAVVLHPGPMVRGMEIASSVADSTQSAVLQQVSNGVHVRMAVLFHVLVGTEPAGEEGAA, encoded by the coding sequence ATGACCAGACACCTGTTGGCCGCCGGCGACCTGAGCCGCGACGAGGCCACCGCGATCCTCGACGACGCCGACCGGTTCGCGCAGGCCCTGGTGGGCCGCGAGATCAAGAAGCTTCCGACGCTGCGCGGCCGCACCGTGATCACGATGTTCTACGAGAACTCGACCCGCACCCGGGTGTCGTTCGAGGTGGCCGGCAAGTGGATGAGCGCGGACGTGATCAACGTCAGCGCGACCGGATCCTCGGTGGGCAAGGGGGAGTCGCTGCGCGACACCGCGTTCACGCTTCGGGCGGCCGGCGCCGACGCGCTGATCGTCCGGCACCCGGCCTCGGGCGCCGCGCATCTGCTGGCCGAGTGGAGTTCGTCCGCGGGCCTCGACGGGGGCGGCCCGTCGGTGATCAACGCCGGCGACGGCACCCACGAACACCCGACCCAGGCGCTGCTGGACGCGTTGACCCTGCGCCAGCGGCTCGGCGGCATCGAGGGGCGGCGCATCGTGATCGTCGGGGACATCCTGCACAGCCGCGTCGCCCGCTCCAACGTCATGCTGCTGGCCACCCTGGGCGCCGAGGTGGTGCTGGTGGCGCCGCCGACGCTGCTGCCGGCCGGGGTCGACGGCTGGCCGGCCACCGTCTCCTACGACTTCGACGCCGAGCTGCCCGCCGCCGACGCGGTGCTGATGCTGCGGGTGCAGGCCGAGCGGATGACCGGCGGCTTCTTCCCCTCGGTGCGCGAATACTCGGTCCGCTACGGCCTTTCCGACCGCCGCCAGGCCATGCTTCCCGGCCACGCGGTGGTCCTGCACCCGGGACCGATGGTGCGCGGCATGGAGATCGCCTCTTCGGTGGCCGACTCAACGCAATCGGCTGTGCTGCAACAGGTTTCCAACGGGGTACACGTGCGGATGGCCGTCTTGTTCCATGTGCTGGTCGGCACCGAACCGGCCGGGGAAGAGGGTGCGGCGTGA
- the pyrR gene encoding bifunctional pyr operon transcriptional regulator/uracil phosphoribosyltransferase PyrR, with the protein MGAADESATGRELMSAADVGRTISRIAHQIIEKTALDGADAPRVVLLGIPTRGVILAERLAVHIGEYSGVDVARGALDITLYRDDLRQKPPRALEPTSIPAGGVDDALVILVDDVLFSGRTVAAALDALRDVGRPRAVQLAVLVDRGHRELPLRADYVGKNVPSSRSESVHVLLGEHDGRDGVVISRDDIR; encoded by the coding sequence ATGGGTGCCGCGGACGAATCCGCCACCGGCCGCGAATTGATGTCGGCGGCCGACGTGGGTCGCACCATTTCCCGCATCGCGCACCAGATCATCGAGAAGACCGCGCTCGACGGCGCGGACGCGCCGCGCGTCGTGCTGCTCGGGATCCCGACCCGCGGCGTCATCCTGGCCGAACGCCTGGCCGTCCACATCGGCGAGTACAGCGGGGTCGACGTCGCGCGCGGCGCCCTGGACATCACGCTGTACCGCGACGACCTCAGGCAGAAGCCGCCCCGGGCGCTGGAACCCACCTCGATCCCCGCCGGCGGCGTCGACGACGCCCTCGTGATCCTGGTCGACGACGTGCTGTTCTCGGGACGCACCGTGGCCGCCGCCCTGGACGCGCTGCGCGACGTCGGCCGGCCCCGCGCGGTGCAACTGGCGGTGCTGGTGGACCGTGGCCACCGCGAACTCCCGTTGCGGGCCGACTATGTGGGCAAGAACGTACCGAGCTCACGCAGCGAGAGCGTCCACGTGCTGCTCGGCGAGCACGACGGCCGCGACGGCGTGGTGATCTCGAGGGACGACATCAGATGA
- a CDS encoding class I SAM-dependent methyltransferase, which produces MQRMDFDALYRGESPGEGIPPMTTPPWDTKAPKDNVIAWHDRGWVHGDVLDIGCGLGDNAAYLAANGYRVTGLDLSPTALITAERRAADAGVDVRFAVADATRLDGYTGAFDTVVDSGMFHCLDDDGKRRYAAAAHRATRPGATLLISCFSDANPVDDRWPRPMVSEQTLRDVLGGAGWDIASLEPATMRREHDGTQVEMSFWYVRAQRRS; this is translated from the coding sequence TTGCAGCGCATGGACTTCGACGCGCTCTACCGCGGCGAGAGCCCCGGCGAGGGCATCCCGCCCATGACCACGCCCCCCTGGGACACCAAGGCGCCCAAGGACAACGTCATCGCCTGGCACGACCGCGGCTGGGTGCACGGCGACGTCCTCGACATCGGCTGCGGGCTCGGCGACAACGCCGCCTATCTGGCCGCGAACGGCTACCGGGTGACGGGACTGGACCTCTCGCCGACGGCGCTGATCACCGCCGAACGGCGGGCCGCCGACGCAGGAGTCGACGTGCGGTTCGCGGTGGCCGACGCCACCAGGCTCGACGGCTACACCGGCGCCTTCGACACTGTGGTCGACAGCGGCATGTTCCACTGTCTCGACGACGACGGGAAGCGCCGCTACGCCGCCGCGGCCCACCGCGCGACCCGGCCCGGGGCGACGTTGCTGATCAGTTGCTTCTCCGATGCCAACCCCGTCGACGACCGATGGCCCCGCCCGATGGTCTCCGAGCAGACGCTGCGCGATGTCCTCGGCGGCGCCGGCTGGGACATCGCATCGCTGGAGCCCGCCACGATGCGCCGCGAACACGACGGCACCCAGGTCGAGATGTCGTTCTGGTACGTGCGCGCGCAGCGGCGCTCGTGA
- a CDS encoding serine hydrolase domain-containing protein has translation MNLQGNAASIREVCDAGLVSGAVTLVWQRGEVLQVNEIGYRDVEAGLPMRQDTLFRIASMTKPVTVAAVMSLVDEGRLALKDPIVRWAPELADVRVLDDPRGPLDRTHPARRAILIEDLLTHTSGLAYGFSVTGPISRAYVRLPFNQGPDAWLAELAKLPLVHQPGERVTYSHSIDLLGVIASRVEGKPFHRVLDERVLGPVGMPDTGFFVSPEARRRAATMYRIDEQGALRHDVMGTPHIKPPAFCNAGGGLWSTAGDYLRFVRMLLGGGTIDGVRVLSAESARLMRTDRLTPELKRHDFLGAPYWVGRGFGLNLSVVTDPARSAPLFGPGGLGTFSWPGAYGTWWQADPSADDLVLLYLIQNMPDMTADAATAVAGNTSLAQLRTAQPKFVRRTYRALGL, from the coding sequence GTGAACCTGCAGGGCAACGCGGCCTCCATCCGCGAAGTGTGCGACGCGGGGCTGGTCTCCGGCGCGGTGACGCTGGTCTGGCAGCGCGGAGAAGTGCTGCAGGTCAACGAGATCGGCTACCGCGACGTCGAGGCGGGGCTGCCGATGCGGCAGGACACCCTGTTCCGCATCGCGTCGATGACCAAACCCGTCACCGTCGCCGCGGTGATGAGCCTCGTCGACGAGGGCAGGCTGGCGCTGAAGGACCCGATCGTGCGCTGGGCGCCGGAACTGGCCGACGTACGGGTGCTCGACGACCCACGCGGCCCGCTGGACCGCACCCACCCGGCGCGGCGCGCCATCCTGATCGAGGACCTGCTCACCCACACCAGCGGCCTGGCCTACGGCTTCTCGGTGACCGGGCCCATCTCGCGGGCCTACGTGCGGCTGCCGTTCAACCAGGGGCCCGACGCGTGGCTGGCCGAGCTGGCCAAACTGCCGCTGGTGCACCAGCCCGGCGAGCGGGTCACCTACAGCCACTCCATCGACCTGTTGGGGGTCATCGCATCCCGTGTCGAGGGCAAGCCGTTCCACCGGGTTCTCGACGAGCGGGTGCTGGGTCCGGTGGGCATGCCCGACACCGGCTTCTTCGTGAGCCCCGAGGCGCGGCGGCGCGCCGCGACGATGTACCGCATCGACGAGCAGGGCGCCCTGCGCCACGACGTCATGGGAACCCCGCACATCAAACCGCCGGCGTTCTGCAACGCCGGCGGCGGGCTGTGGTCGACCGCCGGTGACTACCTGCGGTTCGTGCGGATGCTGCTCGGCGGCGGGACCATCGACGGCGTGCGCGTGCTCTCCGCCGAGTCGGCGCGACTCATGCGCACCGACCGGCTGACCCCCGAACTCAAGCGCCACGACTTCCTGGGAGCGCCGTACTGGGTCGGCCGCGGATTCGGGCTGAACCTGTCGGTGGTGACCGATCCGGCGCGCTCCGCCCCACTGTTCGGGCCGGGTGGGCTGGGCACGTTCAGCTGGCCCGGCGCCTACGGCACCTGGTGGCAGGCCGACCCGTCCGCCGACGACCTGGTCCTGCTGTACCTGATCCAGAACATGCCCGACATGACCGCGGACGCCGCCACGGCCGTCGCGGGCAACACGTCGCTGGCCCAACTGCGCACGGCGCAGCCGAAATTCGTCCGTCGCACCTATCGAGCGCTCGGCCTGTGA
- a CDS encoding GNAT family N-acetyltransferase, giving the protein MPGYPPDSIAGPRLLLRLPVLDDAGALFQRVARDPEVTRYLLWSPHPDVAATRRVISEKLNVGGDERTWVIELRHSGEVVGMVSCRQTAPHSVEIGYCLGKRWWGRGLLSEALDMLLHALESDPQIYRVWATCSPDNQRSTRLLERAGFFLEGRLARHVVYPTMGPEPQDSLLYAKILR; this is encoded by the coding sequence ATGCCCGGCTACCCGCCTGACAGCATCGCCGGGCCCCGGCTGCTGCTGCGGCTGCCCGTCCTCGACGACGCGGGTGCGCTCTTCCAGCGGGTGGCCCGCGATCCCGAGGTCACCCGCTATCTGCTGTGGTCGCCCCACCCGGACGTGGCGGCGACGCGGCGGGTGATCAGCGAGAAGCTCAACGTCGGCGGCGACGAGCGGACCTGGGTCATCGAGCTGCGACACAGCGGCGAGGTCGTCGGGATGGTCAGCTGCCGGCAAACCGCCCCGCACTCGGTGGAGATCGGTTACTGCCTCGGCAAGCGCTGGTGGGGCAGGGGTTTGCTGTCCGAGGCGCTCGACATGCTGCTGCACGCGCTGGAATCCGACCCGCAGATCTACCGGGTGTGGGCCACCTGCAGCCCCGACAACCAGCGGTCCACCCGCCTGCTCGAGCGTGCCGGTTTCTTCCTGGAGGGCCGCCTCGCCCGGCACGTCGTCTACCCCACCATGGGGCCCGAGCCGCAGGACAGCCTGCTCTACGCCAAGATCCTGCGGTAG
- a CDS encoding aminotransferase class I/II-fold pyridoxal phosphate-dependent enzyme, with protein MSRHTGRPRRLHVSALAAVANPSYTRLDTWNLLDDACRHLAEVDLSKQEIHHDVAKVRRLMDRLAAYERYWLYPGAANLATFRAHLEALSTVRLAEEVSLAVRLLSEYGDRAGLFDTSASLAEQELVAQAKQQQFYTVLLADDAPMTAPDSLAECLRALRHSSDEIQYELLLVSSIEDAITAVALNGEIQAAIIRDDLPLRSRDRMPVTNSLLGAVGQGGQDVASEGTQDWVECAEWMRELRPHIDLYLLTDESIAAETEDEPDVYDRTFYRLNDVTDLHSTVLAGLRNRFATPFFDALRAYAAAPVGQFHALPVARGASIFNSKSLQDMGEFYGRNIFMAETSSTSGGLDSLLDPHGNIKAAMDKAAITWNSNRTYFSTNGTSTANKIVVQALTRPGDIVLIDRNCHKSHHYGLVLAGAYPLYLDAYPLPEYAIYGAVSLQTIKQTLLDLEAAGQLHRVRMLLLTNCTFDGVVYNPRRVMEEVLAIKPDICFLWDEAWYAFATAVPWARQRTAMVSAERLEQMLRSPEYAAEYRQWSAEMDGVDRSEWVDRRLLPDPARARVRVYATHSTHKSLSAFRQSSMIHVRDQDFKALTRDAFDEAFLTHTSTSPNQQLLASLDLARRQVDIEGFELVRHVYNMALVFRHRVRKDALISRWFRILDESDLVPDEYRTSSVSSYRQVRQGALAEWNEAWRSDQFVLDPTRVTLFIGRTGMNGYDFRENILMKRFGIQINKTSINSVLLIFTIGVTWSSVHYLLDVLRRIAWDLDRRQLDRGKDDRALQARRVEEITEDLPHLPDFSEFDIAFRPVDACSFGDMRSAFYAGYEESDREHVLIGMAGRRLAEGKTLVSTTFVVPYPPGFPVLVPGQVVSKEIVYFLAQLDVKEIHGYNPDLGLSVFTEAALARMEAQRNAATAALGSALPVFALPADARGNGNGDGVVRTVTDEA; from the coding sequence ATGAGTCGACACACGGGCCGGCCGCGACGACTGCACGTGTCCGCGCTGGCGGCGGTGGCAAACCCGTCGTACACCCGGCTGGACACGTGGAACCTGCTCGACGACGCGTGCCGCCACCTGGCCGAGGTGGACCTGAGCAAGCAGGAGATCCACCACGACGTGGCCAAGGTGCGGCGGCTGATGGACCGGCTGGCCGCCTACGAGCGGTACTGGCTGTACCCGGGCGCGGCGAACCTGGCGACTTTCCGCGCGCACCTGGAGGCGCTCTCCACCGTGCGGCTCGCCGAAGAGGTGTCGCTGGCGGTGCGGCTGCTGTCCGAATACGGTGACCGCGCAGGGCTTTTCGACACCTCAGCGTCGCTGGCCGAGCAGGAGCTGGTCGCCCAGGCCAAACAGCAGCAGTTCTACACGGTGCTGCTCGCCGACGACGCCCCGATGACGGCCCCCGACAGCCTGGCGGAGTGCCTGCGGGCGCTGCGCCACTCCTCCGACGAGATCCAGTACGAGCTGCTGCTGGTCTCCAGCATCGAGGACGCGATCACCGCGGTCGCGCTCAACGGCGAGATCCAGGCGGCGATCATCCGCGACGACCTGCCGCTGCGCTCGCGCGACCGGATGCCGGTGACGAACTCGCTGCTGGGCGCCGTCGGCCAAGGTGGTCAGGACGTGGCGAGCGAAGGCACCCAGGACTGGGTCGAGTGCGCCGAATGGATGCGGGAGCTGCGGCCGCACATCGACCTGTATCTGCTCACCGACGAGTCGATCGCCGCGGAGACCGAGGACGAACCCGACGTCTACGACCGCACGTTCTACCGGCTCAACGACGTCACCGACCTGCACAGCACGGTGCTCGCGGGTCTGCGGAACCGTTTCGCCACACCGTTTTTCGACGCCCTGCGGGCGTACGCGGCCGCCCCGGTCGGCCAGTTCCACGCGCTGCCGGTCGCCCGCGGCGCCAGCATCTTCAACTCCAAGTCGCTGCAGGACATGGGCGAGTTCTACGGCCGCAACATCTTCATGGCCGAGACGTCGTCGACCTCGGGCGGCCTGGACTCGCTGCTGGACCCGCACGGCAACATCAAGGCGGCGATGGACAAGGCCGCCATCACCTGGAACTCCAACCGGACCTACTTCAGCACCAACGGGACCTCGACCGCCAACAAGATCGTCGTGCAGGCCCTGACCCGGCCGGGCGACATCGTGCTCATCGACCGCAACTGCCACAAGTCCCACCACTACGGCCTGGTCCTGGCCGGGGCCTACCCGCTGTACTTGGACGCGTATCCGCTGCCCGAGTACGCGATCTACGGTGCGGTGTCGCTGCAGACCATCAAGCAGACGCTGCTGGACCTCGAGGCCGCGGGACAACTGCACCGGGTGCGCATGCTGCTGCTGACCAACTGCACCTTCGACGGCGTCGTCTACAACCCCCGCCGCGTGATGGAGGAGGTGCTGGCGATCAAACCGGACATCTGCTTCCTGTGGGACGAGGCCTGGTACGCGTTCGCGACCGCGGTGCCGTGGGCCCGGCAGCGGACCGCCATGGTGTCGGCCGAGCGCCTCGAGCAGATGCTGAGGTCGCCGGAATACGCTGCCGAGTACCGGCAGTGGAGCGCGGAGATGGACGGCGTGGACCGCTCGGAGTGGGTTGACCGGCGGCTGCTGCCCGACCCCGCCCGCGCCCGGGTCCGCGTGTACGCCACGCACTCCACCCACAAGTCGTTGTCGGCGTTCCGGCAGTCGTCGATGATCCACGTGCGTGACCAGGACTTCAAGGCGCTGACCCGCGACGCGTTCGACGAGGCGTTTTTGACCCATACCTCGACGTCGCCGAACCAGCAACTGCTGGCGTCGCTGGACCTGGCGCGCCGGCAGGTCGACATCGAGGGGTTCGAGCTGGTCCGCCACGTCTACAACATGGCGCTGGTCTTCCGGCACCGCGTCCGCAAGGATGCGCTGATCAGCCGGTGGTTCCGCATCCTCGACGAGTCCGACCTGGTGCCCGACGAGTACCGCACCTCGTCGGTGAGCTCGTACCGTCAGGTCCGGCAGGGCGCGCTGGCGGAGTGGAACGAGGCGTGGCGATCGGATCAGTTCGTGCTGGACCCGACGCGGGTCACCTTGTTCATCGGGCGGACCGGGATGAACGGGTACGACTTCCGCGAGAACATCCTGATGAAGCGGTTCGGCATCCAGATCAACAAGACCTCCATAAACAGCGTGCTGCTGATCTTCACCATCGGGGTCACCTGGTCGAGCGTGCACTACCTGCTCGACGTGCTGCGCCGGATCGCCTGGGACCTGGATCGCCGGCAGCTCGACCGCGGCAAGGACGACCGCGCCCTGCAGGCGCGCCGCGTCGAGGAGATCACCGAGGACCTGCCGCACCTGCCCGACTTCAGCGAGTTCGACATCGCCTTCCGTCCCGTCGACGCGTGCTCGTTCGGCGACATGCGCTCGGCCTTCTACGCCGGTTACGAGGAGTCCGACCGCGAGCACGTGCTGATCGGGATGGCCGGGCGGCGGCTCGCCGAGGGCAAGACGCTGGTGTCGACGACGTTCGTGGTGCCCTACCCGCCGGGGTTCCCGGTGCTGGTGCCCGGCCAGGTGGTGTCCAAGGAGATCGTCTACTTCCTGGCCCAGCTCGACGTCAAGGAGATCCACGGGTACAACCCCGACCTCGGGTTGTCGGTGTTCACCGAGGCGGCGCTGGCGCGGATGGAGGCCCAGCGCAACGCGGCGACGGCCGCGTTGGGCTCGGCGTTGCCCGTCTTCGCGCTGCCCGCCGACGCCCGGGGCAACGGCAACGGCGACGGCGTGGTGCGGACGGTCACCGACGAGGCCTGA
- the nusB gene encoding transcription antitermination factor NusB — MSGPARPARPVKGRHHARKRAVDLLFEAEARGMTPGELVDVRTALAESQPDVKPLHPYTVTVARGVGENSAHIDDLISSHLQGWTLDRLPAVDRAILRVSVWELLYAGDVPAPVAVDEAVQLAKELSTDESPGFLNGVLGHVMLVTPQIRAAAEAVRNPGPDS, encoded by the coding sequence GTGAGCGGACCCGCGCGCCCCGCGCGTCCCGTCAAAGGACGTCATCACGCCCGCAAACGCGCCGTCGACCTGCTGTTCGAGGCCGAGGCGCGCGGGATGACCCCCGGGGAGCTCGTCGACGTGCGGACCGCGCTGGCCGAGTCCCAGCCCGACGTGAAGCCGCTGCACCCGTACACGGTGACGGTGGCGCGCGGCGTCGGCGAGAACAGCGCGCACATCGACGACCTGATCAGTTCGCACCTGCAGGGCTGGACGCTGGACCGGCTGCCCGCGGTGGACCGGGCGATCCTGCGGGTGTCGGTGTGGGAACTGCTTTATGCCGGCGACGTGCCGGCGCCGGTCGCCGTGGACGAGGCCGTGCAGCTGGCCAAAGAGCTGTCCACCGACGAGTCGCCCGGCTTCCTCAACGGGGTGCTCGGTCACGTGATGCTGGTGACGCCGCAGATCCGGGCCGCCGCCGAGGCGGTCCGCAACCCGGGGCCCGACTCGTGA